TTTATCAGGCCAGGAATTGGAGTGGGCCCGACCGGATTTGAACCGGCGACCATCGGGTTATGAGCCTGACGCTCCACCAGACTAAGCTACGGACCCTATTGGTTGCACCTTATTCCGACGCCTCATATATAATTTTTGAATTCTAACCACAAAGCAGGCCCGCTCGTCCGAACACCTAGAAATATGGAGATCGGAATCGAGGTGAGGGTCGATGGTATCGCATGAAAAGGCACGATCCGAACCTCAAGGTCCCATCAAAGGTCAAATGGCTCATCATTCTGACGTCGTTCGTGGCCATAGGTCATGGCTTCTTGATCACCGCGGTGTCGGCCTACCTTCCAGAGATGGGAATAAGCTCTGAACAGGTCGGGGCGATATTGGGCGCTTCTGGACTTGCGATGGTAATCTGTGCCATCCCCTTCGGGATATTGTCCGACAGGATAGGTCGGAAGAAGGTGCTCATGGTGGGCCTCGTCACCACCCCACCAGTGTTGCTAATCTGCTCCATTTCCCATTCTGCCGAGCTCTTCCTCGTTGCCAACATTCTCATGGGGATCTCCGAGGGTGCATTCCTCTCAGCTTGGAATGCAATGATAGCAGATCAGACCACTGTCGACAACAGGGACCTTGCCTTCTCCATGTCCTTCATCGTCTATGGTGGATTCACAGGCCTTGGTTTTGCCCTACCGGTCTCCTTCCCTTTTATCCAGGACATCACAGGGCTTTCGTCGGTCGAGGTCCACTCATATGCCTTTCTGGTCCTTGGCCTTCTTTCCGTGATCTCCCCCATAACGATCTGGCGTCTTTTAAGGGACTATAAAGAAAGAGCACCATCGGTCAGGGTCAAGAGGGGCCTATTGAAGCCGAACAGCAAGAGGGCATTGCTGAGGTTCTCAGTGAACAACATGCTGATCGGGCTCGGTGCCGGGCTCATCATACCCCTGGTCCCTACCTGGCTATTTCTTGAGTATGGGGTTCCAGATACTTACTCAGGCCCTCTTCTGGCATTATCAAGCATCACGATAGGGTTCGCCGCGATCTTCAGCGCAGGCATCGCGCACAAGCTTGGGCCCGTCAAGGCGATAGTCCTCACCCAGGCCTCATCGACCATCTTCATGTTCGCAATTCCGTTCATGCCAGGGGCGACAGAGGCGGCGGCCGTGTACCTGGTGAGGGCAGCGCTCATGAACATGGCAGGGCCCATTATGGATGCATACCTGATGGGGATAATCGATAAGGATGACAGAGGCATCGCGAGCGCGATCAATTCGATAATATGGAGGCTCCCTAACAGTGCAACCACGATCATCGGAGGGATACTTCTCGCCTCTGGTTATTATGCACTGCCATTCATCTTGGCCTCGACGATATATCTCATAGCGATAACCGCCTTCTACATTAATTTCAAGGATGTCAGTCCAAACCGCGACATTCAGGTGGCATGAGACATAAGTACATTAACAATACCCCCTGGCCACATCAATTTTGAAGGCAGCCGGTCAGGAGGCTCTGTTCTAATTCCCGCAGCTGTTCTGAAAAAATGAAAATGGCCATTTCATCATGGGTTTGACGAACATGGTATTGGGCGCCTTCAATGGGACGAGAGGGTCTCGGCCAATAAAATTAGTGATGGCTCTCCGCTTGATTTTCTGGATTTGAAGAATTTACTGGGATGCCCCATCCTCATAATGTGCCTTGCAATCAAACGGGCAAAGATTGTATAAATGCCGACCACGATCGTGAAATGGAAATGTCGGCTGATGAACGTGATCTGAGGAAGCTGGTGGAAAAAGCGCTAAATGACGGGGCTTCAAGAGCGATCGCGGTCCCGGCGTCCGCGGTCACCATCGACCCGAGGGCGAGGATGAAATGCCAGGTCCCGGTATGTAAAAATTATAATCACAACCTCATGTGCCCGCCCAACGTGATGACACCCACAGAGTTTGAAGGCGTTCTGAGCAGGTTCTCGGACGCCATCCTAGTTCAGTATGTTTTTCAGCGCGATATAGAGAAACCGGTCCCCTTCAATACCATTAAAGAAAATGACGTTTACGGTCAGGAGGGGAACGATGGTCATGAAAAAAGCCACCGCCATGCCTTCAAGCAGATTACGGCCAAATTGAACGAGCTCGAGGCCGAGGCCATGCGAATGGGATATAGGTTCGCGACCGCGCTTACTGGTGGTCCATGCTCGCTCTGCGATGAGTGCGTTGGCATCGGAGGACGGTGCAGACACCCGTTCCAAGCCAGACCGAGCATGGAGGCCATGGGCATCGATGTGATAGCCACGGCCGGGAACGCAGGTCTACCTTTGGAATATCCTGCAAGGAAGAAAGCACTGTTGACAGGGTTGCTTCTGGTGGATTGAACATGGACAGTTTTTTCTTGGACTATTGCGTCCTCAACGACGGAATGAGAGATGCGGCCGTATTGGCCAAGCTTAGACATCTGGTAAGGGGAGGGGCCGAACTCTACACAGGGACAACGGTCCTTGGTGAGGCGATCGAGGTGCTCATGGAGGGACCAAGGGAGGGACAGTACATGCTGATAGACCTGGTAAGGGACCTGAATATCAAGTGCGTCCATCCTACTAGAGATTGGATAAAGGTTCAGAACGAGCTCGCAGTAATCTTGGAAAGGGATGGGAAGGGCCTCATACCCGCAAGCGAAATGGCGCACTTGTCCCTAGCGATCACAAAAGGGATCAGCGCTTATGTCACGAGCAGGCCAGAGGCCAGAAAGCTATCTGGAATATCTGGCCTAGGTTCTTTGATAGCGGTGGTTGATATAGATATGGCAGTTGCGAGGATAACAGACCGATTAGCCACGATGTCGTAAGTATTTAATATATGTTAGTTAGTGCTAACAAATATATGTGTGAGAGGAAAAGAAAAGGTACACGAGAACGCCAAAAACAGATCATCGACATATCGTTGAAGGTCATCGATAAAGAGGGCATCCAAGGCCTCACATTGAAGAGGATCGCATCTGAGATTGGGATATCTGACGTCGCGCTCCTTCGCCATTTCAGCAGCAAAGAAGAGATCCTCGAGGCATTGGCACAGAAGGTATTCTTTGAAAACGTTGTCACTGAAGAGGAAGGGTGGTCCGAGGACGTCCTTTCATCATTGAGGTCATTGACAAAAAGGCAGTTCGAGGCCTTCGAACAATGCCCACAAGCGACAGCGGTCCTTTTCCAGGAAGAGATTTTCCGCGAGTATCCCAAGATAAGGGAATGGTTCATAAGGAGAAGGTCAGAAAGACACGCCAAGATCGTAAACATGGTCTTGAAGGGACAGAGCACTGGACGGATATCTCCGTCGGTCGACCCCTCGGCCTTTGCGACCATATACATGGGCGCCATCAGGATGACCGTCATGGAATGGAGGGACTCTGGATATGTCTGGAGCCTCGTTGACCGCTCCGGGCCTCTTGTTGATATGCTCCTGAGGGTCCTGAGGTGATATGGATGTCTGAGATCATGACCATGGTAGGGCTTGTTTATGCCATACTGATGATAACGATCTCATTATGGTTATTGAGGTCCGGAAGGATGACTAGGCTCTTGGTCATTACGATATCGGTCGCGACGTCAGCCATCGGTTTCATTCTCGTCTCCCCGCTCGTTCCGGTCCAGATGCAGGCATTGGTCCTAGGTCAAAGAGTTAGCGGTCCCAATGCGACCATATCCATTGTCATCATACTGATCTTAATTGCTTCTTCTCTTATGTTCGGTAGAGCGTTCTGTGGTTATGCCTGTCCGATCGGTGCGGTACAGGAGATGGCATTTATGGCCCCCTTTAAAAAGGTCAAGATCGGCGGAGAGAAGGTCAGAACGGTCCACGCTCTTTCTTCGCTCGTCTTTTTCTTGGGAGGGCTGGTGTCCTTCAGCTTCCTTGGGCCCTTCGGGGTGAAGGAGTTCTTCAACCTGGATATGATCTCTCCTTGGTACTATGTCTTCGTGGGGGTATTGGTTATAGGGATGTTTGTCTACAGGCCGTTTTGCAGGACCGTTTGCCCATTTGGGTTTTTCTCCTCCTTGTTTGCAAGGAGGTCCAGGGTTGGCATGGGGAGAAAAGATGGATGCAGGTCATGTCGCGCATGTGAGAAGATATGTCCTGTAGAAGAGGCCAAATGCCATCAGGATGGGAGCGGATGTTTCCTTTGCCAACGTTGTTCCGATATTTGCACAAGGAGCGCGATAGGATATGCAAGGAGAGAGGGGATAAAAGATGACTAAGATGAAGACGGCAGTCTACGATTCCTTTTCGGAGAGGCCGAACCCGCATGGGGCGAGCGTGAGGACGATCTATGACCACCCTGAGGCCCAGGTCACCCACATCTCATTAAGGCCAGGTTCCTCATTGAAGAGACACGTCACCCCTGTCGATGTTTTCTTCTACATTCTAGAGGGGGAAGGTGAGGTGGAGATCGGTGATGAATGGGAAAAGGTGACAAAGGATATGATAATCGAAAGCCCTGCAAAGATCCCTCATCGTATCCTCAACAATGGAGATTCCGATCTGAGGTTCCTTGTGGTCAAGACCCCAAGACCTGAACAGAGATCAGTGCTGATATAAGGTGGTGGAAATGAAAAAGGAGATAACGAACATCGTCGACCTCGAAGGTAGGAAGGCCGACTTAAAGGGCAGGAAGTTGGTCATGAACGAGCTGTTGGCATACCAAGAAGGGGCCGTAGTATCGAGGACATTGATAGATAAGAAGGTCGGGACGGTCACGGTGTTCTCATTCGATGAAGGACAGGGTCTTAGCGAGCACACCGCCCCCTATGACGCCATGGTCATGCTCCTTGATGGGGAGGCCGAGATAACGATCTCCGGAAGGTCCCAGCTGTTGAGGTCCGGAGAGATGATCATAATGCCTGCGAACGAACCGCACGCACTCAGGGCGGTCAGACCGTTCAAGATGATGTTGATAATGATCAGGACGTGAACATAACGATGGACCGTATGGCGCCGTCGATCGGGATCGAACCGATGACCTTGTGATTAACAGTCACACGCTCTACCTACTGAGCTACGACGGCATTGGCTTTTGGCACAATAGTCCACGCTTATTTATCATTTATCCTTTGGGCCTTACCGCCTGAGCATCCAAAGACTCCCTGAGCGCATTTACCGTTGTGTCCATCTTCTTCAGGATCTCATTGAGCTCATTGAAGAATGTCTGGACCTTATCGGTCGTGACGGCCCCCTCTGGCGAAGGGAGGATGAGACCTTCCTGCTCCAGGATCCTTAGGGAATATCTTACCTTGTGCTGCGGTATACCAAGAAGCTCAGATAGCCTGATTATCCCTATCGGCTCGTTCGCC
This genomic window from Methanomassiliicoccales archaeon contains:
- a CDS encoding MFS transporter, whose amino-acid sequence is MKRHDPNLKVPSKVKWLIILTSFVAIGHGFLITAVSAYLPEMGISSEQVGAILGASGLAMVICAIPFGILSDRIGRKKVLMVGLVTTPPVLLICSISHSAELFLVANILMGISEGAFLSAWNAMIADQTTVDNRDLAFSMSFIVYGGFTGLGFALPVSFPFIQDITGLSSVEVHSYAFLVLGLLSVISPITIWRLLRDYKERAPSVRVKRGLLKPNSKRALLRFSVNNMLIGLGAGLIIPLVPTWLFLEYGVPDTYSGPLLALSSITIGFAAIFSAGIAHKLGPVKAIVLTQASSTIFMFAIPFMPGATEAAAVYLVRAALMNMAGPIMDAYLMGIIDKDDRGIASAINSIIWRLPNSATTIIGGILLASGYYALPFILASTIYLIAITAFYINFKDVSPNRDIQVA
- a CDS encoding DUF2284 domain-containing protein, which produces MSADERDLRKLVEKALNDGASRAIAVPASAVTIDPRARMKCQVPVCKNYNHNLMCPPNVMTPTEFEGVLSRFSDAILVQYVFQRDIEKPVPFNTIKENDVYGQEGNDGHEKSHRHAFKQITAKLNELEAEAMRMGYRFATALTGGPCSLCDECVGIGGRCRHPFQARPSMEAMGIDVIATAGNAGLPLEYPARKKALLTGLLLVD
- a CDS encoding TetR/AcrR family transcriptional regulator, with amino-acid sequence MCERKRKGTRERQKQIIDISLKVIDKEGIQGLTLKRIASEIGISDVALLRHFSSKEEILEALAQKVFFENVVTEEEGWSEDVLSSLRSLTKRQFEAFEQCPQATAVLFQEEIFREYPKIREWFIRRRSERHAKIVNMVLKGQSTGRISPSVDPSAFATIYMGAIRMTVMEWRDSGYVWSLVDRSGPLVDMLLRVLR
- a CDS encoding 4Fe-4S binding protein, which translates into the protein MSEIMTMVGLVYAILMITISLWLLRSGRMTRLLVITISVATSAIGFILVSPLVPVQMQALVLGQRVSGPNATISIVIILILIASSLMFGRAFCGYACPIGAVQEMAFMAPFKKVKIGGEKVRTVHALSSLVFFLGGLVSFSFLGPFGVKEFFNLDMISPWYYVFVGVLVIGMFVYRPFCRTVCPFGFFSSLFARRSRVGMGRKDGCRSCRACEKICPVEEAKCHQDGSGCFLCQRCSDICTRSAIGYARREGIKDD
- a CDS encoding cupin domain-containing protein is translated as MKTAVYDSFSERPNPHGASVRTIYDHPEAQVTHISLRPGSSLKRHVTPVDVFFYILEGEGEVEIGDEWEKVTKDMIIESPAKIPHRILNNGDSDLRFLVVKTPRPEQRSVLI
- a CDS encoding cupin domain-containing protein, coding for MKKEITNIVDLEGRKADLKGRKLVMNELLAYQEGAVVSRTLIDKKVGTVTVFSFDEGQGLSEHTAPYDAMVMLLDGEAEITISGRSQLLRSGEMIIMPANEPHALRAVRPFKMMLIMIRT